One window of Hydractinia symbiolongicarpus strain clone_291-10 chromosome 3, HSymV2.1, whole genome shotgun sequence genomic DNA carries:
- the LOC130636732 gene encoding uncharacterized protein LOC130636732, with translation MQKKERIFLVFEFCLKSLFKYCPKCGVGLDSTMTTEVPNTGTQLKLKFNCMNGCDSSWVSQPEMQSTRGLGNLSITSAIEMAGLQFNKMKRFAKVLYLKFLDSSTYYRLRGDYVFPEIYKAWRKHKSKLIDDIKQEDRQLELALDGQCDTPGHNATYSTVSAMDVKTNKIIEFNIVHVREVKNSQNMEKEGFIRCLENIQEKHKLQIEVVATDRHGQIRKLMRTDPRFNHIFHQFDPWHIAKGFVKKLTKASKKKGFHLLAEWAPATVNHLYWSVLTCNGDPNDLRERFCSIMHHVVNRHSNFVGNKNYLKCEHGELNDTDIRRKKWLKKGTQVMRVQIYCSSKTSCR, from the exons ATGCAAAAGAAAGAGCGAATTTTCTTGGTGTTTGAATTCTGcctaaagtcactttttaagtACTGTCCAAAATGCGGCGTAGGACTGGATTCAACTATGACTACGGAAGTCCCAAATACTG GTACACAGTTAAAACTCAAATTTAATTGCATGAATGGCTGTGATTCATCTTGGGTATCACAACCTGAAATGCAAAGTACACGAGGATTAGGAAATTTGTCCATAACGTCAGCGATCGAGATGGCTGGATTACAATTTAACAAAATGAAACG ATTCGCAAAAGTATTATACTTAAAATTTCTGGACAGCAGCACTTATTACCGTCTACGAGGTGACTATGTTTTTCCAGAGATATATAAAGCATGGAGAAAACATAAGTCTAAACTTATTGACGATATAAAGCAAGAGGATAGGCAGTTAGAACTCGCCCTTGATGGACAGTGTGACACTCCTGGACACAATGCAACATACTCAACAGTATCTGCAATGGatgtcaaaacaaacaaaattattgaattcAACATTGTCCATGTTCGCGAG GTCAAAAACTCTCAAAATATGGAAAAGGAAGGATTTATTCGTTGCCTTGAAAACATTCAGGAAAAACATAAACTTCAAATAGAAGTGGTTGCTACTGATAGACACGGTCAAATTCGAAAATTGATGAGGACCGATCCTCGCTTTAATCACATCTTTCACCAATTCGATCCATGGCACATTGCTAAAGGATTTGTGAAAAAACTGACTAAAGCTTCAAAGAAAAAGG GGTTCCATCTGCTGGCAGAATGGGCCCCTGCGACAGTAAATCATTTATACTGGTCTGTTTTAACGTGTAATGGTGATCCGAATGACTTACGAGAGCGTTTTTGTTCCATTATGCATCATGTTGTAAACCGCCATTCCAATTTCgttggaaataaaaattacctAAAATGTGAACATGGCGAACTCAACGACACTGACATTCGACGCAAGAAGTGGTTAAAGAAAGGAACGCAAGTTATGAGAGTTCAAATCTATTGTTCTTCAAAGACAAGTTGTCGCTGA